One Ignavibacterium album JCM 16511 genomic region harbors:
- a CDS encoding phosphatase PAP2-related protein: MNWKEFLSVRRNKNKLIITLFSLAVILFSLTKFLAYVETRNGLSFKDPILILFEPIDLTWLTFTLIYGSLIAAIVYLITKPEKFLFTIQLYTLMVLIRMVAMWLLPLNPPDKMIMLVDPFVEFFGTGKTLTKDLFFSGHTATLFILFLTISHKALKKIFLLSTIGVAICVLLQHVHYSIDVFAALFFAYGCYEILKSLKPMSA, translated from the coding sequence ATGAACTGGAAAGAATTCTTATCAGTCAGACGCAATAAAAACAAATTGATAATAACTCTGTTTTCTTTGGCGGTTATTCTTTTCTCTCTCACAAAATTTCTTGCCTATGTCGAAACTCGGAATGGTTTATCATTTAAGGACCCTATTCTCATTCTGTTCGAACCAATTGATTTAACCTGGTTAACTTTTACATTGATTTATGGTTCCTTAATTGCTGCTATTGTTTATTTGATTACTAAACCAGAAAAATTTTTATTTACAATTCAGCTTTATACACTTATGGTATTGATAAGAATGGTTGCAATGTGGCTTTTACCATTAAATCCTCCTGATAAAATGATAATGCTCGTTGATCCGTTTGTTGAATTTTTCGGGACAGGAAAAACATTAACAAAAGATTTATTCTTTTCAGGTCATACAGCGACTTTGTTTATATTATTTCTAACAATTAGTCATAAAGCACTTAAAAAAATTTTTCTTCTGAGTACAATTGGAGTTGCAATATGCGTGTTACTACAACATGTTCACTATTCGATTGATGTATTTGCAGCATTGTTTTTCGCTTATGGCTGTTACGAAATTTTGAAATCCTTAAAACCAATGAGTGCTTAA